The genomic stretch ACTTCAAGTCCGGCCTTCAGATTGTGCCCGGTATTGCTGTGCCATTCGGCATTGGCCCATCACGTGGCGACCGAGGGATTTTTGTTTACCTCTCGTTAGAGCACCCGTTCTGAGTCATGACACTAAAACGCATGCGCCCAGAGCGTGTCTACCTTACCCGACCACGCTCTGAGCGCGCGGGATTAGCTGATCTGGCTTGTTCAAGAATGACAGGTTGGCTATCATTTCACGCTTTTTGTAGTGCCTATGAAGATGAAAGTGCTCTATCACGGAAATTGTTTTGATGGGTTAGCATCAGCGGCGCTCTTTTCCCGCTTCTATCGGGAAGCAGTTCATCCAGATGTCACCTTTAGCTATCAAGGGCTGATGCATCGGGCTGACAAGCTGTTTGAAGAAGAGCTGTTCGACGGTGATGAAAACGCCATCGTTGATTTCAAGTATTGCAGCTCGTCGCGATTGACATGGTGGTTTGATCACCATGAGAGCGCCTTCCTGAATGAAGCTGATGAAGCGCACTTCCGGCAGGATCGAAGCGGCAAAAAATACCTCGATCCGTCCTTTCGCTCCTGCACCAAGTTCATTGCCACGGTTACTCAGCAACGGTTTGGTTGGTCATGCCCCGAGATGGATGAGCTGGTTCGTTGGGCAGACATTATTGACGGCGCCCAGTACCCCAATGCCGGTGCTGCCGTTGAAATGAGTGAACCGGCCATGCGCGTGTTGTTGGTCGTGGAAGCCTCGCGCGATCCCGCCTTATCAGAGCGCATCATCCACGATTTTCAAACCAAATCGCTCGCTCGCATCGCGGCCGAGCCGTATGTGGCCGAACCATTCGAGTCGCTGTATGAGTGGCACTTGCAAACCATCCAGATCATCAAGCAGCACGCCCATACCCAGGATGGCGTGATTTTCTTTGATGTCAGCGAACATCCGGTTGAAGGCTACAATAAATTCATTCCCTATTACCTGTTTCCAGAGGCGCGCTATAGCGTCGGCGTCAGTCTCTCGTCAGCGCGTTCAAAGGTCTCCGTTGGGTCCAACCCATGGAGCCCGATGCCACGCACACATAACCTTGCCCAGATTTGTGAACGCTATGGCGGCGGCGGTCATGCCGCTGTCGCTGCGATTTCATTTCCGCCGG from Blastocatellia bacterium encodes the following:
- a CDS encoding phosphoesterase; the protein is MKMKVLYHGNCFDGLASAALFSRFYREAVHPDVTFSYQGLMHRADKLFEEELFDGDENAIVDFKYCSSSRLTWWFDHHESAFLNEADEAHFRQDRSGKKYLDPSFRSCTKFIATVTQQRFGWSCPEMDELVRWADIIDGAQYPNAGAAVEMSEPAMRVLLVVEASRDPALSERIIHDFQTKSLARIAAEPYVAEPFESLYEWHLQTIQIIKQHAHTQDGVIFFDVSEHPVEGYNKFIPYYLFPEARYSVGVSLSSARSKVSVGSNPWSPMPRTHNLAQICERYGGGGHAAVAAISFPPDQLARARAVANEIAAELRADHAGQAGLIR